A region of Solea solea chromosome 7, fSolSol10.1, whole genome shotgun sequence DNA encodes the following proteins:
- the LOC131462173 gene encoding ras-related protein Rab-1B-like: MNPEYDYLFKLLLIGDSGVGKSCLLLRFADDTYTESYISTIGVDFKIRTIDMDGKTVKLQIWDTAGQERFRTITSSYYRGAHGIIIVYDVTEQESFNNVKQWLDEIDRYACENVSRLLVGNKSDLVSKKVVDAATAQDMASSLKIPFLETSAKSSDNVERAFLTMASEIHKRVASEGGGMQGQSTEAKAQSAKINSAPVWLGGEKQTQESSNCC, encoded by the exons ATGAATCCTGAATA TGACTACCTATTCAAACTTCTCCTGATTGGTGACTCTGGAGTGGGAAAGTCATGTCTGCTGCTGCGCTTCGCG GACGACACCTATACTGAGAGCTACATCTCCACCATCGGAGTCGACTTCAAGATCCGGACCATTGACATGGACGGAAAGACAGTGAAACTACAAATT TGGGACACAGCGGGTCAGGAGAGGTTTCGAACCATCACCTCCAGCTACTACAGAGGAGCCCATGGCATCATTATAGTGTATGATGTCACTGAGCAG GAGTCCTTTAACAACGTGAAGCAGTGGCTGGACGAGATCGACCGCTACGCCTGCGAGAACGTCTCCAGGCTGCTGGTGGGAAACAAGTCTGACCTCGTTAGCAAGAAAGTGGTGGACGCTGCCACTGCTCAG GACATGGCCTCGTCTCTCAAGATTCCCTTCCTGGAGACGAGCGCTAAGAGCTCTGATAACGTGGAGAGAGCTTTCCTCACCATGGCCTCTGAGATCCACAAGCGCGTGGCCAGTGAGGGAGGGGGAATGCAGGGTCAGTCAACAGAGGCCAAAGCCCAGAGCGCCAAGATCAACAGCGCCCCCGTGTGGCTGGGAGGAGAAAAACAGACCCAAGagtccagtaactgctgctga